One Nitrospina watsonii DNA segment encodes these proteins:
- a CDS encoding DUF4292 domain-containing protein, whose product MNPSFPVRVLLAAIALAVLSACQTVPPAPTPAPEKTVSDAVILSALETHQSAVHSVRAFVKTQIRTPFLNHTLRQTVIARNDQSIRLDTLSAFGQPLGVFIFKPGHIQIYDPQKNRIHTGAEAWYMMSDLFGTWFDFGEFINVFLGKVPRFDKLEVRGITAEGAPVRYVLDAYDPFRKERYRIVLDGDTLRPVEMTQFKNLEKVYHVAWSQSKPVGAISFPHQVTIQRFEQGDEVILNYRNPQVNPAIPDTAFELFPERSATP is encoded by the coding sequence ATGAACCCGTCATTCCCTGTCCGCGTCCTGCTGGCGGCCATTGCGCTGGCCGTGCTGTCCGCCTGCCAGACGGTGCCGCCTGCGCCCACACCGGCGCCGGAGAAAACGGTTTCCGATGCGGTCATCCTGAGCGCGTTGGAAACCCACCAGAGCGCGGTGCACAGCGTGCGCGCCTTTGTTAAAACCCAGATCCGCACGCCATTTCTGAACCACACCCTCAGGCAGACGGTGATCGCCCGCAACGACCAGTCGATCCGCCTCGACACCCTGAGCGCCTTCGGCCAGCCGCTGGGCGTGTTCATCTTCAAGCCCGGCCACATTCAGATTTACGATCCGCAGAAAAACCGGATTCACACCGGAGCCGAAGCCTGGTATATGATGTCCGATCTGTTCGGCACCTGGTTCGACTTCGGCGAATTCATCAACGTATTTCTGGGCAAGGTGCCGCGTTTCGACAAGCTCGAGGTGCGGGGCATCACCGCCGAGGGCGCACCGGTCCGCTACGTGCTGGATGCGTACGATCCGTTTCGCAAAGAGCGTTACCGCATCGTGCTCGATGGCGACACCCTGCGGCCGGTGGAAATGACCCAGTTCAAAAATCTGGAAAAGGTGTACCATGTGGCATGGAGCCAGTCCAAACCGGTCGGCGCCATTTCTTTTCCACACCAGGTCACGATCCAGCGTTTTGAACAGGGCGACGAAGTGATCCTGAATTACCGCAACCCGCAGGTGAACCCGGCCATTCCCGATACCGCCTTCGAGCTGTTTCCGGAACGGTCCGCCACCCCCTGA
- a CDS encoding DciA family protein — protein sequence MTNGPGRPERWATLRNVLPDLLTAIPEQQDEDVTERIGFVWEILVGEKLAGHTRITRVTEKTLFVQVDGPEWLAPLKALDTRILEGLNRSLRTSCFTRIHYDIRPETQPPSSNKRKPKRMRHTQLPEANPTLPVDVGSLDRIADPALKETLTGLAHKFRFVALALACVVGLSNCATIGDTVPGFDIEIAEGTPDFEDSYAVRHISKLNEQNPGRYRDPRAYYHFMMDLKYEREGDFDMAAHHYAKVVEHEPGKEDFITHLMVLYLRIGKLDEALQLGQRGLRTFPDNVRMHTIVGDILTSRGRHAEALEHYRKVSELDPKSPRAFLMAGTALRFLKEYEASREWFHNVSVIDPANTLGFFYYGRSLLDTGDLPAAEEKLKKSVSLRPSMIEARQALAITLEKQEKYQEAITQYRILKKLDPANTVVADRYDTLNEAWDPVTETLTSGTQPLPELPLAEPDIHRMIGAIFYQQVMYLEAIDEFRLVLAQGEDKEVRFTIARIYEVLGRPDKAVQEIEAYRAQKDEPDTVEVLLKLARLYGLDGSMSQSVDLLGLAVNRDPHNHRLFHALTLAYMSLNRNEEALQTIDRAIALNNSHDAYYFEKGALLERMGKYEEAIANMNKALEINPNHSNAHNFIGYMYASRNIKLDRALYHLEQALSIQPRNGYFLDSLGWIYYKKGEPEKALTHIKKALIYTEPDPVLYDHLGDIYFSLENIEEARKAWKTSLVLTRQRLNNAAGEIPDLDRLESKIRNAEELLHTP from the coding sequence ATGACCAACGGGCCCGGTCGGCCGGAACGCTGGGCGACGCTACGCAATGTGCTTCCCGATCTGCTGACCGCCATTCCGGAACAACAGGATGAAGACGTGACCGAACGCATCGGTTTCGTCTGGGAAATTCTGGTCGGCGAAAAGCTCGCGGGCCACACACGCATCACCCGCGTCACGGAGAAGACGCTGTTTGTGCAGGTGGACGGTCCCGAATGGCTGGCTCCGTTGAAGGCGCTGGACACGCGGATTCTGGAAGGGCTGAACCGGTCCCTCCGGACCTCCTGTTTCACCCGCATTCATTACGACATTCGGCCGGAAACCCAACCGCCGTCCTCTAATAAAAGGAAACCCAAGCGTATGCGACACACCCAACTGCCGGAAGCCAATCCCACCCTGCCTGTGGACGTGGGTTCGCTGGACCGCATTGCGGATCCGGCTCTGAAGGAAACGCTCACCGGGCTGGCGCACAAGTTCCGCTTCGTGGCGCTGGCGCTCGCCTGTGTGGTCGGATTGTCCAACTGCGCGACGATCGGCGACACCGTGCCCGGGTTCGATATCGAGATTGCGGAAGGCACGCCGGATTTCGAAGACAGCTACGCGGTCCGCCACATCAGCAAACTCAATGAGCAGAATCCCGGCCGCTACCGCGACCCGCGCGCGTATTACCACTTTATGATGGACCTCAAGTACGAGCGCGAGGGCGATTTCGACATGGCCGCCCACCATTACGCGAAGGTGGTGGAGCACGAGCCGGGAAAAGAAGATTTCATCACGCATCTGATGGTGCTGTACCTGCGTATCGGCAAATTGGATGAGGCGTTGCAGCTCGGTCAGCGCGGGCTGCGCACGTTCCCGGACAACGTCCGCATGCACACCATCGTCGGCGACATCCTGACCAGCCGCGGCCGCCACGCCGAGGCGCTGGAGCATTACCGCAAGGTGTCGGAACTGGACCCGAAAAGCCCGCGCGCGTTCCTCATGGCCGGCACCGCCCTGCGGTTCCTGAAGGAATATGAAGCGTCGCGGGAATGGTTCCACAATGTGTCGGTGATCGATCCCGCCAACACCCTGGGATTTTTTTATTACGGGCGCAGCCTGCTGGACACCGGCGATCTGCCCGCGGCGGAGGAGAAGCTGAAGAAATCGGTGTCGCTCCGGCCCAGCATGATCGAGGCCCGGCAGGCACTGGCCATCACGCTGGAGAAACAGGAAAAGTATCAGGAGGCCATCACCCAGTACCGCATCCTGAAAAAACTGGACCCGGCGAATACGGTGGTGGCGGACCGTTACGACACGCTCAATGAAGCCTGGGACCCGGTCACCGAAACGCTGACGTCCGGCACCCAGCCGCTGCCCGAGTTGCCGCTGGCGGAGCCGGACATCCACCGCATGATCGGCGCCATCTTTTACCAGCAGGTCATGTATCTGGAAGCCATCGATGAGTTCCGGCTGGTGCTGGCGCAGGGAGAAGACAAGGAAGTGCGCTTCACCATCGCCCGCATTTACGAAGTGCTGGGGCGGCCGGACAAGGCGGTCCAGGAAATCGAAGCCTACCGGGCCCAGAAGGACGAACCGGATACCGTGGAAGTGTTGCTGAAACTGGCACGCCTGTACGGGCTGGACGGAAGCATGTCGCAGTCCGTCGATCTGCTCGGCCTCGCTGTGAACCGCGATCCGCACAACCACCGTCTGTTCCACGCCTTGACGCTGGCGTACATGTCGCTCAACCGCAACGAGGAAGCGCTGCAGACCATCGACCGCGCCATCGCGCTCAACAACTCGCACGACGCGTATTATTTTGAGAAGGGCGCGCTGCTGGAACGCATGGGCAAGTACGAGGAAGCCATCGCCAACATGAACAAGGCGCTGGAGATCAACCCCAACCATTCCAACGCGCACAACTTCATCGGTTACATGTATGCGTCGCGCAACATCAAGCTCGACCGGGCGCTGTATCACCTGGAGCAGGCGCTCAGCATCCAGCCGCGCAACGGCTATTTCCTCGACAGTCTGGGTTGGATTTATTACAAAAAGGGCGAGCCGGAAAAAGCCCTCACCCACATCAAGAAAGCGTTGATCTACACCGAGCCCGACCCGGTTTTATATGACCATCTGGGCGATATTTATTTTTCGCTGGAAAACATCGAGGAAGCCCGCAAGGCATGGAAAACCAGTCTGGTGCTGACGCGGCAACGGCTCAACAATGCGGCCGGGGAAATCCCCGACCTGGACCGGTTGGAGAGCAAGATCCGCAACGCCGAAGAGCTGTTGCATACCCCGTAA
- a CDS encoding TraR/DksA family transcriptional regulator codes for MKPEELSTFRDQLLSMQAELQALEAASKKSAKPVELDQARMGRLSRMDAMQDQQMAQEAARRNQQMLTKIEGALRRIDAGRFGDCFVCGEEIDPRRLHADPTNTRCIACAEK; via the coding sequence ATGAAGCCCGAAGAGCTGTCAACCTTCCGCGACCAGTTGCTCTCCATGCAGGCGGAGTTGCAGGCGTTGGAGGCCGCGTCAAAAAAATCGGCGAAACCGGTGGAGCTCGATCAGGCGCGCATGGGCCGCCTGTCGCGCATGGACGCCATGCAGGACCAGCAGATGGCGCAGGAAGCGGCCCGGCGCAACCAGCAGATGCTGACGAAAATCGAAGGCGCGCTCCGCCGCATCGACGCCGGGCGGTTTGGCGACTGCTTCGTGTGCGGCGAGGAAATCGATCCCCGCCGGCTGCACGCCGACCCCACCAACACCCGCTGCATCGCCTGCGCCGAGAAGTGA
- a CDS encoding SAM-dependent methyltransferase: MSFFSEEHRLAATRRMLHHLGDTLNARFSVRLWEGSLIPLGREVDERFVIAINGSGVLGGLLRKPTLENLLLEYVKGHIEIHGDLIDFIALLRDRQMKKNLKKLNKFFLLRQALPLLFAPAAHKTVQHEYTDDAIGRDAARRDNKKFIQFHYDISNEFYALFLDEEMQYSCGYFKDAGTSLDQAQQDKLEMICRKLRLQPGETLLDIGCGWGGLICHAARHYGVTAHGVTLSQRQFDFATEKIKKLGLEDRVTVELRDYSTLEGAYDKVVSVGMFEHIGIANMPAYFKKIHSLLKERGILMNHGISRRAKASRRKALKVRPERRLLLKYIFPGSELDNIGHTADLMEIAGFEVRDIEAWREHYGLTCQHWYRRLEARREEAIGFVGVERFRMWALYLAGVSTGFRDGSMHICQVVATKRGPKGPSGLPLTRDDLYR; encoded by the coding sequence ATGTCATTTTTCTCGGAAGAACACAGGCTGGCCGCCACCCGGCGGATGCTGCACCACCTGGGCGACACCCTCAACGCCCGCTTCTCCGTCCGCCTGTGGGAGGGATCGCTGATCCCGCTGGGCCGCGAGGTGGACGAGCGGTTTGTCATCGCCATCAACGGCTCCGGCGTGCTGGGCGGACTGCTGCGGAAACCGACGCTGGAAAACCTGCTCCTCGAATACGTCAAGGGCCACATCGAAATCCACGGCGACCTGATCGACTTCATCGCCCTCCTGCGCGACCGGCAGATGAAGAAAAACCTGAAGAAGCTCAACAAATTTTTCCTGCTGCGGCAGGCCCTGCCGCTGTTGTTCGCGCCCGCCGCACACAAAACGGTGCAACACGAATACACGGACGACGCGATCGGCCGCGATGCAGCGCGCCGCGACAACAAAAAGTTCATCCAGTTTCATTACGACATCAGCAACGAGTTTTACGCGCTGTTTCTCGATGAGGAAATGCAGTACTCCTGCGGCTATTTCAAGGACGCCGGCACCTCGCTGGACCAGGCGCAGCAGGACAAGCTGGAAATGATCTGCCGCAAGCTGCGCCTCCAACCGGGTGAAACCCTGCTCGACATCGGTTGCGGCTGGGGCGGATTGATCTGCCACGCCGCCCGCCATTACGGGGTGACGGCGCACGGCGTGACCCTGTCGCAGCGGCAGTTCGATTTCGCCACGGAAAAAATCAAAAAGCTCGGCCTGGAAGACCGCGTCACCGTCGAGCTCCGTGATTACTCGACGCTGGAGGGCGCCTACGACAAGGTGGTGAGCGTCGGCATGTTCGAACACATCGGCATCGCCAACATGCCCGCGTATTTCAAAAAAATCCACTCGCTGCTGAAAGAACGCGGCATCCTGATGAACCACGGCATCTCGCGCCGCGCCAAGGCCTCGCGCCGCAAGGCGCTCAAGGTCCGGCCCGAACGCCGCCTGCTGCTGAAATACATCTTTCCCGGCAGCGAGCTCGACAACATCGGCCACACCGCCGACCTGATGGAGATCGCCGGGTTCGAGGTGCGCGACATCGAGGCCTGGCGCGAGCATTACGGGCTGACCTGCCAGCACTGGTACCGGCGGCTGGAAGCGCGCCGGGAGGAGGCCATCGGCTTCGTCGGCGTGGAGCGGTTCCGCATGTGGGCGCTGTACCTCGCCGGGGTGTCCACCGGGTTCCGCGACGGCTCGATGCACATCTGCCAGGTGGTGGCGACCAAACGCGGCCCGAAAGGTCCCTCCGGCCTACCCCTCACCCGCGACGACCTGTACCGGTAG
- a CDS encoding 6-bladed beta-propeller: MNLTIAQGKLYVADYWNDRIEIFNLDGTHQQTLGRSGSGPGEFEAPGGVAVAPNGDLFVADFYNQRIQQLRADGSFFRQWGQTGKVGIWAEQFNYPTDVALDSKGFLYVADGYNDRVQVFSPGGSFSHKWGGPFAIDISGPFVGWFATVTGIATGPSGNVFVADFYNHRVQTFSPEGDFLTAFGKKGFGPGEFNYPIAITVMGDGTVFVADYGNNRVQKWRPQPETTK; this comes from the coding sequence ATGAACCTGACCATCGCCCAGGGAAAATTATACGTGGCCGATTACTGGAATGACCGCATCGAGATCTTTAACCTCGATGGCACGCACCAACAAACTCTGGGCCGGTCCGGTTCGGGCCCCGGGGAATTCGAAGCGCCGGGGGGCGTGGCCGTGGCTCCCAATGGCGATCTGTTCGTCGCGGATTTTTACAATCAGAGAATCCAGCAACTGCGGGCGGATGGAAGCTTCTTCCGGCAATGGGGGCAAACCGGCAAGGTGGGCATCTGGGCGGAGCAATTCAATTACCCAACGGATGTGGCCCTGGATTCCAAAGGGTTTTTATATGTCGCGGACGGGTATAACGACCGTGTTCAGGTGTTTTCTCCCGGCGGAAGCTTCAGCCACAAATGGGGCGGACCGTTTGCCATTGATATTTCCGGTCCCTTTGTGGGGTGGTTTGCCACCGTCACGGGAATTGCCACCGGTCCTTCCGGAAATGTTTTCGTCGCCGATTTTTATAACCACCGCGTTCAAACATTTTCTCCCGAGGGTGACTTTTTGACCGCCTTCGGTAAAAAAGGGTTTGGCCCCGGCGAGTTCAATTATCCGATTGCCATTACGGTGATGGGCGATGGTACCGTGTTTGTCGCGGACTATGGCAACAACCGTGTGCAAAAATGGCGTCCCCAACCTGAAACCACAAAATGA
- a CDS encoding transporter: MNRKIQVVKSRVSRRGGFVKQFIFLSGAAGLFLLLIGSGTGWSAPITFNTALPVAEQEFIFRELFVLDQSGDDPSGAERDRKAFAAVSVLGYGVTRDFALFGVLPYVDKGLDITSMGQRRSRDANGIGDATLFGRYTVIEDNIPGRTFRVAPFVGVELPTGDDEETDAFGRLPPSVQPGSGSADPFAGIVATYQTLDFQVDTQLSYKVNTEANDFELGDIARFDASLQHRLLPATLESGVPGFLYAVLEGNLIYMDQNKNNGIQNPNSGGTTLFLTPGLQYVTRRWIVEGGVQLPVIQDLNGTALEKEYIVLFGFRFNF; encoded by the coding sequence ATGAACAGAAAAATCCAAGTAGTAAAAAGTAGGGTTTCAAGGCGTGGAGGTTTTGTGAAACAGTTTATTTTTTTAAGTGGTGCGGCAGGACTTTTTTTATTGCTGATTGGTAGCGGAACAGGTTGGTCCGCGCCCATCACCTTCAATACGGCCCTGCCGGTTGCGGAGCAAGAATTCATTTTCCGCGAACTGTTTGTTCTCGATCAATCGGGCGATGACCCCAGCGGCGCGGAGCGGGACCGGAAAGCGTTTGCCGCCGTATCCGTTCTCGGCTACGGAGTGACCCGCGATTTCGCGCTGTTCGGTGTCCTGCCGTATGTGGATAAGGGTTTGGACATCACTTCCATGGGGCAACGGCGTTCCCGGGATGCGAATGGTATCGGCGATGCCACTTTGTTCGGACGTTATACCGTGATCGAAGACAACATTCCGGGCAGGACTTTCCGGGTCGCTCCCTTTGTAGGCGTGGAGTTGCCCACTGGAGACGATGAGGAAACCGATGCGTTCGGCCGGTTGCCTCCCAGCGTCCAGCCGGGGTCCGGTTCGGCCGATCCCTTCGCGGGGATTGTGGCCACCTACCAGACTCTGGACTTTCAGGTCGACACTCAGCTCAGTTACAAGGTGAACACCGAGGCCAATGATTTTGAGTTGGGAGATATCGCCCGGTTCGACGCTTCTCTGCAACACCGCCTCTTGCCTGCCACCCTGGAGAGCGGGGTTCCCGGGTTCTTGTACGCCGTTCTGGAAGGCAACCTGATTTACATGGACCAAAACAAAAATAACGGAATCCAGAATCCCAATTCTGGCGGCACCACGCTGTTTCTCACGCCGGGTTTGCAATATGTGACCCGCCGCTGGATTGTGGAAGGCGGCGTACAGCTTCCCGTAATTCAGGACCTGAACGGCACCGCCTTGGAAAAAGAATATATCGTTCTCTTCGGTTTCCGATTTAATTTCTAA
- a CDS encoding heavy-metal-associated domain-containing protein, producing the protein MADSRPPVPHIQRAAEGRVIALIVAHIFLDEGLRLVLHVPNSTTVQLNGCPMSFLISKVSFFSKVAGVFFLAWALSLGEVTAQESKPVYKVYVDGLSCPFCTYGIEKKFNEVEGVQTIDIDLKTGATVITMKPGATLDEDTARKTVEAAGFTLRDFERVQKDEQKNPSSKK; encoded by the coding sequence ATGGCGGATTCCCGGCCTCCGGTTCCCCACATACAGCGGGCGGCTGAAGGCCGGGTCATCGCCTTAATAGTTGCCCACATTTTCCTTGATGAAGGGCTACGGCTTGTCCTGCATGTACCCAATTCAACAACTGTTCAACTCAACGGATGTCCCATGTCATTTTTAATTTCCAAAGTTTCTTTTTTTAGCAAGGTTGCGGGAGTTTTCTTTCTCGCTTGGGCTCTCAGCTTAGGCGAGGTCACCGCTCAGGAAAGCAAACCTGTTTACAAAGTATATGTTGACGGCCTGTCCTGCCCGTTCTGCACTTATGGCATTGAGAAAAAATTCAACGAGGTGGAAGGCGTGCAAACCATCGATATCGATCTCAAAACGGGTGCGACGGTCATCACCATGAAACCGGGCGCTACTCTGGATGAAGACACGGCCCGAAAAACGGTGGAAGCCGCTGGTTTCACCCTGCGCGATTTCGAACGGGTCCAAAAGGATGAACAGAAAAATCCAAGTAGTAAAAAGTAG
- a CDS encoding heavy metal translocating P-type ATPase, which yields MATETVQIKVSGMMCSFCTMSIERALKHYDGIKSVMVNLVHGIVLVEADTSKMNRDDLAQAVEKLGYTVSGTQGQQAATDEGIHKLIKQRGIIGMILAVIVLAVDPLNLFGLPAQIRAGFSFAVAAVVLLWVGYPILRKTVLVLTQRVINANVLLSAGAWGSFVIGTLSLFDPRWPNFLPVATWLMALHLFFGYFKLDTRKKASEAVSKLLALQPRRTRVLRGGEPVEVPTEEIAIGEVVMVRPGERIPLDGEVIEGTASVDESSFTGESVPPIRKQGDPVLGGTLNLDGSLQIRTTKVGQDSFLNQIVSLMTRIAERKPSIELLADWLMNYYGPVVFIVAILAFAGWGLATGDYLQATVVLVTTLIMGYPCALGISTPMLAAIAGGRGMAIGLLVKASEVFQELSTVDTVVFDKTGTLTYGRPTVTDIVPFGASREQVLQWAEAVERQSEHPVGLSIGFYAQKEGVGKLDVDGFRATPGKGVSGNVDGGRVLAGRPAFLEENGVRLTEDMRARIDALASEGKTVVTVARGETTVGAIGLQDVPRRGAERVMEKLRRRGIKTVMLTGDIRNVAEAIGKQLGIDEVHAELLPTDKVSAIETLQSEGRKVAMVGDGINDAPALAQANAGIAIGAGTDVAIESAGVILIGDRLDDVVSALILGKASYRTLTANVVVAVLFNIVGMVLAAMGLVTPELAIMVMILSIFAILLNTLRIRFLNLQRDEAGTETVSAEVEFQVPNMVCEGCASKISTALELLPGVLEIQPNVEQKRVAIRYEPAKVQEQQLMNVLGKNGFTCTMGSAQ from the coding sequence ATGGCAACGGAAACCGTACAAATTAAAGTTTCCGGAATGATGTGCTCGTTCTGCACCATGAGCATCGAGCGTGCGTTGAAGCATTACGACGGCATCAAAAGCGTCATGGTGAACCTGGTGCATGGCATCGTCCTGGTCGAGGCGGACACTTCGAAGATGAACCGGGACGATCTGGCCCAGGCCGTCGAAAAACTCGGCTACACCGTTTCGGGCACACAGGGACAACAGGCCGCGACCGATGAGGGCATCCACAAGCTCATCAAGCAACGCGGCATCATCGGCATGATCCTGGCGGTGATCGTGCTCGCGGTCGATCCGCTGAATTTGTTCGGACTGCCTGCGCAAATCAGGGCCGGGTTCAGTTTCGCCGTGGCGGCGGTGGTCCTGCTGTGGGTGGGCTACCCGATCCTCCGCAAGACCGTGTTGGTGCTCACCCAGCGGGTGATCAATGCCAACGTCCTGCTTTCGGCGGGTGCCTGGGGATCGTTTGTCATCGGCACCCTGTCCCTGTTCGATCCGCGCTGGCCGAATTTCCTGCCGGTCGCCACCTGGCTGATGGCGCTGCATCTGTTCTTCGGCTACTTCAAGCTGGACACCCGCAAGAAGGCTTCGGAAGCGGTCAGCAAACTGCTGGCCCTGCAACCGCGCCGCACCCGCGTCCTGCGCGGCGGCGAACCGGTGGAAGTCCCTACAGAAGAGATCGCCATTGGTGAGGTGGTGATGGTCCGTCCGGGCGAACGCATCCCTCTGGACGGAGAAGTGATCGAGGGCACGGCCAGTGTGGACGAATCGAGTTTCACTGGCGAATCCGTTCCGCCCATCCGCAAACAGGGCGATCCGGTCCTCGGCGGGACGTTGAATCTCGACGGCAGTTTGCAGATTCGCACGACGAAAGTGGGGCAGGATAGTTTTCTGAACCAGATCGTCAGCCTCATGACTCGGATCGCTGAGCGCAAGCCGTCGATCGAACTGCTGGCCGACTGGCTGATGAACTATTACGGTCCCGTGGTGTTCATCGTCGCGATTCTGGCTTTTGCGGGTTGGGGACTGGCGACCGGCGATTACCTGCAGGCGACGGTGGTGCTGGTCACCACGCTCATCATGGGGTATCCATGCGCGCTGGGCATTTCCACGCCCATGCTGGCGGCCATCGCCGGAGGCCGGGGCATGGCCATCGGCCTCTTGGTCAAGGCCAGTGAAGTGTTTCAGGAACTCTCGACCGTGGATACGGTTGTCTTCGACAAGACCGGCACCCTGACCTACGGCCGCCCGACGGTCACCGACATCGTTCCGTTCGGCGCCTCCCGCGAACAGGTCCTGCAATGGGCGGAAGCGGTGGAACGGCAATCGGAGCATCCCGTCGGCCTGTCCATCGGTTTTTACGCGCAAAAGGAAGGTGTCGGCAAACTTGATGTGGATGGATTTCGCGCCACGCCGGGCAAGGGCGTTTCGGGTAATGTGGACGGCGGACGCGTTCTGGCCGGAAGGCCCGCCTTCCTCGAAGAGAACGGGGTGCGTCTGACCGAAGACATGCGTGCCCGCATCGACGCGCTGGCCTCCGAAGGCAAAACCGTGGTAACTGTCGCGCGCGGGGAAACCACGGTCGGTGCGATTGGACTGCAGGACGTTCCCCGCCGGGGCGCGGAACGGGTGATGGAAAAACTGCGCCGCCGGGGCATCAAGACAGTCATGCTGACCGGCGATATCCGAAACGTGGCGGAAGCTATCGGCAAACAGCTTGGCATCGACGAGGTCCATGCGGAGCTTCTGCCTACGGACAAAGTATCCGCCATTGAAACACTGCAATCGGAGGGACGGAAGGTGGCCATGGTGGGCGACGGCATCAACGACGCGCCCGCTCTGGCGCAGGCGAATGCCGGCATCGCCATTGGCGCGGGCACCGACGTGGCCATCGAGTCCGCCGGGGTCATCCTGATCGGCGACCGGTTGGACGATGTGGTCAGCGCCCTCATCCTGGGCAAGGCCAGTTACCGGACGCTGACCGCGAATGTCGTGGTCGCCGTGCTGTTCAACATCGTCGGCATGGTGCTGGCCGCGATGGGATTGGTGACGCCCGAGCTAGCGATCATGGTCATGATCCTGAGCATCTTCGCCATTCTGCTCAACACGCTTCGCATCCGGTTCCTCAACCTGCAACGTGACGAAGCGGGGACGGAAACGGTTTCCGCTGAGGTGGAGTTTCAGGTTCCCAACATGGTGTGCGAAGGCTGCGCCAGCAAAATAAGCACCGCGCTGGAGTTGCTGCCCGGTGTTCTGGAAATCCAACCCAACGTCGAGCAAAAACGGGTCGCCATCCGCTACGAACCCGCCAAGGTGCAGGAACAACAGCTCATGAACGTGCTCGGCAAAAACGGCTTCACCTGCACGATGGGGTCCGCGCAGTGA
- a CDS encoding MerR family transcriptional regulator — MAGQMTIGGLSKQTDCNIETIRYYEKIGMLPTPRRTGGGHRVYNDEHARRLQFIRRARTLGFSLDDVRRLLALAEGKPKSCGKVKTLAEAHLEDIQSRIRDLKAMEKVLKQLVSQCTGRTAPDCPIIDSLQH; from the coding sequence ATGGCAGGGCAAATGACCATCGGCGGGCTTTCCAAACAAACCGATTGCAACATCGAGACGATCCGTTATTACGAAAAAATCGGCATGCTGCCCACGCCGCGCCGCACCGGGGGCGGTCACCGCGTGTACAACGACGAGCACGCGCGGCGTTTGCAGTTCATCCGCCGGGCGCGGACGCTGGGGTTTTCACTGGATGACGTACGCAGGCTGCTGGCACTGGCGGAGGGCAAACCCAAATCCTGCGGCAAGGTGAAAACGCTGGCGGAGGCGCATTTGGAGGACATTCAATCGCGCATCCGCGATTTGAAAGCGATGGAAAAAGTGCTGAAACAACTGGTGAGCCAATGCACCGGTCGCACCGCCCCGGACTGCCCCATCATCGACAGCCTGCAGCATTAG
- a CDS encoding HAD-IA family hydrolase, translating into MIQDFKAVFFDVGGTLLRVHPSVGDVYAQYARAYGFDGEPDDLNRHFRTHWKGLGGMESLGTAKGPEVERGFWKELVRRVFEPYGLQRFDAYFDEIYDVFRGSDCWKVFEDVTESGLLDRLQARGVVLGVISNWDSRLPEIIDNTGLGKYFQFVLASTVVGSAKPDLGIFQEALRLSGVQPHEACHIGDEVATDVTGAQNAGVHPILIDRSNRFPDTHPRIQSFHELVMENA; encoded by the coding sequence GTGATTCAGGATTTCAAGGCGGTGTTTTTCGATGTCGGCGGCACGCTGTTGCGCGTCCACCCTTCCGTGGGCGACGTCTATGCGCAATACGCACGGGCTTACGGATTCGACGGCGAGCCCGACGACCTGAACCGGCATTTCCGCACCCACTGGAAAGGCCTGGGCGGCATGGAATCGCTGGGCACCGCCAAGGGGCCGGAGGTGGAACGCGGGTTCTGGAAGGAACTGGTGCGGCGCGTGTTCGAGCCCTACGGACTGCAACGCTTCGACGCCTACTTCGACGAAATCTACGACGTGTTCCGTGGCAGCGACTGCTGGAAGGTGTTCGAGGACGTCACCGAGTCGGGCCTGCTCGATCGACTGCAAGCCCGCGGCGTGGTGCTGGGGGTGATCTCCAACTGGGACTCGCGCCTGCCGGAGATCATCGACAACACCGGGCTGGGCAAGTATTTCCAGTTCGTGCTCGCCTCCACCGTGGTCGGCTCGGCCAAGCCGGACCTCGGTATCTTTCAGGAAGCGCTGAGATTGAGCGGCGTCCAGCCGCACGAAGCCTGCCACATCGGGGATGAAGTGGCGACCGACGTCACCGGCGCGCAAAACGCCGGCGTGCACCCCATCCTCATCGACCGCAGCAACCGCTTCCCCGACACCCACCCCCGCATCCAGTCCTTCCACGAACTGGTTATGGAAAACGCCTGA